The DNA window aaaattttggagtTATTACAATCTATATGAAAgactaccaaaaaaaaaaaactatgatgaagaaatttattttttcaatataaaattcatttttttattattttaacagaaGCATTTTCTTTAACTATAAGCactgtatttaataaaaacctatcataattttaaaagcaagtttaaaaataaaatattaaaacaattcctcaatattttatatgtgatttaagaaaaaaaataactgaaataaaatcatgtaaaaaatccattaaaaaaaaagaaatgaaatttatttttcattgaatattcatgattaattttttatttttttatattaggtacataatgattgaaaaaaaattgttatcattcccataaaatatataatattatttaagaatcataaaaaaattaaataatgatttaaagcgcatttcaatcaaaatccaaaaacattataaGAAATAGAAAGAGGTTAGACATTTGTGCCAAAAAGATGGGCCTTGCATGCCTagccaaacataaaaaaatgtgtggGCTTAGAAGGCTAGACCCGAACACTTGGctcctctttttttaatattttttttctttcaagagtAGACTATAAAGCAGACGATATGCCATTTGCTTAGTCATATTTCAACCACTAGAAAGATGACTAGAAAATTaggttaaagtttttttttaatctaaaaactattttaaacatattttcaaataaaaatttctaataAGAACCCTTAGAACCTCAATAAACTAATTccttaaataaaaacaacctaaattagttaaaaaacacaaaatcaattgtaatttttttcccaacCCAATCTACTTTTTCAACAATGTGTAATGTGAAAAACACCTTAATAACATTCATCTTGTCAAAAGAAACATCActaaacatgcatttttttttatttgtggaaTCTAGCTTGCCAATTATTTTCTCTATCCTCTCTCAAACTCAATTTGATcctagaatttttaattttttataagcaataaaattgattttgttttttttgtaaaatccaGCATGAATCAATGTTGAGACTTCTTTTAACACCATGATaacctaatgaaaaaaaaaatgatacaaattattaaacctaTTTATCAAGAAATGcacaataatttttctttgtagAAATACAGTGAAACCAAAagatttttagtgttttttgtaattgtaattataatggTAATTGTAACgtaatgtaattgtaattcttataTAATCTTTTTACTAATTCCTTACTTTCCTCAATTACCAGCACATAAATTACTTTATTCCTAGTGAAGAGAAACCTATTCCAAATTTAAACACGGCCACTGTTACATTGAGAAGCTTACTAATCAAGAATCAACTGTTCCCCTTAACAACAAAGCTAATTTTATTGTGATCACATTGAATTTTCTAAGAATGCGTGTTGCTATTAGTTTGGGATTTCCTTCAAGCGTGTTTGAAAgtatgtttgaaaatatagttgcgattgttttttaaaatatatattattcaaaaatatatcaaaataatattttttttattttttaaaaaattattttttatatcaatacattaaaatcatctaaaaacatcaaaaactattaattaaaaacaaaaaaaaattaaaaatatttttaaaattaaaaaacaaataaaaccttgAAACAGGGCCTTCGTGATCCATCCGTGCTTGTTCTGGTATTGAATCGAGACAAAAAAAGACGATGATTGTTAAGAAAGAAAGGATTGGTCTTCTGTCCTTCCTGTTTTTCCTGttctaaaatgacaaaaatccaataaaaaattaaaaaattatttttatatccttattttttcaacgtttttatatcttttatattgGTCTCTTTTATCACACGATACAATCCAAAAGCAGCCTTACCATTGGGACCAAAAAGACTAAAACCAGGGACCCTCACTAACTGTAACTGCGTCATCAACAAGAACTGTTCAGTGATTTCATCTCAAGCTTATAGAATATAGAGTAGACTGACAGGAGTTATGAACATACACTGAATCAACTGGAGATTATTTTATCCATTCTCTGGTATCAATCAAGGTTTACGAAACAATCAGCACAACCAAAGCCCATGATGTTCGCATATACATGTACTTTTACCATGTCTGTAATATCCCTGTACCGTCCCAAAGTTGATAGCAGGCCAGGATCTAGGAAGGATCAAGTATAAAAATGGGGAGAATATTTCACCGATGTAAGAGCAACCTGAAACTAAAATCATACGGCATTACTTGTACTATCTGCGAAAGGGGATCTCTTCCCCTTCTCTCAAGGCATTTGACTGCTTCATTCCTGAGTTCATTCGGTAGCTGCAGGCATATCCAATCAAGTAAAGATTCCATGTCTTTCGCAAAATCTAGTAGATACCAGTCCAACAGCTTTGGAATTATTAACTTGTTCGTTCTTGAAATCCCAACTGTCGCTTGTAAATAGTCTCGCTTTGCTACTTCTAGCTCTTCTTCAACTCGAGAGGCTGTGTAAACTCTTACCTGCATTTTTGTAGAGATCAACATTAGAACGTTTACAAGTAATATTTGGATTGCATCatcaaagatttatttatttttataatgatgcACTTCCTGGTAGTTTGGGAAAGAAGTGTAAACGAAAATGGTGAGGTGACCTAGCCTGTGCAACAAATTCAAGGAGCCTCATCTATGTAGAAACTTACAGCAGGGGACGACCAGCTTCCACAACAGAGTGCAAAAGTAACCAAAGGCTCAGACCACTCGAATCCGAAAATGCTGCGTGCCTTCATCTCATCATTTTTTACTGCTTTTGGACAGGTCTATCATATTGAAGAAAACCACCCAGTTAGCAATTCAATGCTAAAAATTACCAAATAAAGAGAACAATGAAGCTCCAAGGAAAGCGGCTTACAAATTTTAAGTGATAAGGAAGCCTCAAGATGAAATGCTCAATTGTAATTGCATTTAGCAAGTGTCCGCCAACAGTTATTGTTGCCTAAGGGAATCATAGTTTGAATTAAGTCAAtctcaaatttgttttcatCGAAAGCTAGTGTTACAGAATCTTAGAAACACTTGGTCAGTGACTGTGTTTGAAAGCAATGACCATTTAGCAGATCATACATGTACTTTAAATGATTCCAAGAAACTCATGACACAGCTTTAAGAGAGTTAAAGCCTAGGCATACAGATGCACCCGATCCCTGCGACGGTGCTAGTCTGCTAGGTATTGAAATATAGTACAAGTTCTGACCTCTTAAGCATACACAAAATGAAAACGCACTATCAATAATATGGAGACAACATAAAGAATAGAAGAAACTGAAAATGGATAGAGCGAATTATAAATATATCCTACCTTTTGCATTAGAGCAACAACCATTTCAGGAGTCTCGGGTATCCCATGCTCCAAAATTGCCTGAAAGATTAACATTCTGGCTCTATAAATGTTTTACAAgtttgtattttaatactgggcatatcatttttgttttgagaaaGACAAAGCCCATGGAGCCGACATCGGTAACAACAAGAGACTAGCATTCAGATCTTACATTCATCATGCATGAATTATAAGTGTTTATCCAGAAAGCAAGCTTCTGCTGATGGGTAAGACCCTCTAAATTTGCAGCGGCAAGCTTCCCTAGTAGAAACCTGAACATTATTGAAAATACAGTAAATACAAACCATAGCTGCTTGAAGTTCGAATGAAGTGCCGTACAAAACTTACCTTAGTCTCTGGAGCAAAAACAAGGCACTTGTCGTACGGTTGAGATCAATTGAGCTAGCTTCAATTGCATAAAGATGCTTATAAGAACCAATATCTCTAATCTTGAACTCTGCAGACATGCCATAAGGATCTCGAATTTCATTTCCTCTATCACCTTCAGGAGATGTCAAAGTCGCTCGTGATGAGAAAGTTCCTAATTCAACTACTTTGTCCTTCAACGTGCTCATCCTCAAGAAAATGCTGGACAAGCACTTCACAATATCCTCAGTTAACTTGTTTGGTGTGATGTTATTTTCGCATATTCTATCATTCATGTAAGCAGAAGTGCTTTCCTGTGCTCTTTCCTGCTCTATTAACCTGCATTCTAGCTGGCAATACAAAAATGATCACCGATTCGAAGACCATAAAATAATGAAAGGCTGGCTCCCTGTAAAAATTAGTGAGCAATTACGTACCTGCAACTTAGAAGGCTCCAAACTCTTCTCCTCTGATTCACGCTTGTTTGGAGTTCTCTTCACGGGAGTTGTGATTTTTGCCATCTTATCTGGAGATTGCTTATCCTTTACATAATTAATACACGATCGATTCTCCTTTCCCCGTCCATCATCCACAAGAGATGAAGAAGAATTGGGTTTACCAGAAGCATATTTTCCTCTATTTGATGGCCTATTAGAACACTGCCCTGATCGCTCAATAATGGGGTCAGTGGAAAACAGCCTTCTACTCGAAGTGCACCTAGCAAGAGAAGGTTGAGGCCTTGCTGCAAAAGTTGCTGAATTGGTCTCATTAAGCGAGAGTGATTTTGATCTCGCGTGTTTCGATCTTGTAGTTGATGGTTGTTGATCAATTGCATCCTTTGAATTCTCCACATTCTTCTTGGAGGAGACGTAGACAGCTTCTTGATAGAGTCCTTGTCTAAAATTCACAACTTGCTCTTCAAGCCGAACAACTTCCTCTTCGAGAACAGCCACTTCAGCAAGTAGCTCTAAGatctaaaccaaaccaaataagAACCCACATTAATTACTGTTTAtagaaaaacatgcaaaaattaAACATTGGATTGGCTAATTCTCTTGACTAAATTAGAGGGAGTGTAGATAGATAGAGATCTAATTGATAGAATATAGCGAATTTACACTAACATAAGGAGGCAGATAAGGAGGTAAGCGAGGCAGAGCTCCCAAAGGCCTAGTAAAAGCTCTCTCCAAAGCTCTATGAACATTCTCTTCATGTCTAAGTTTCTTTTTCAACTTATCAACCTGCAAATTTTGAAACCAAAGCAACATTCGAGTTTAAAACAACTCAGCTCTTATTGTAATAAACAGAATTGAATGGTTTTGTTGAGAAACATTTCAAGTACATCTTGTAGCAAGGCcaatttcctttctttgtttGCTTTACGCCAATTCATAGCAGATTTATGGCCACCAACTGCTCTGCTCCTCCCTTGAGCCTCCATCTTCTCCTTCTTGATAAATTCAGTATCAAttacaacaaataaagaatcaaactcgaagtaaaagagagaaaaagagtattataaagaaaggaagcaaaagaagaagccatatatattcttttcttgagATGAGTGAAAGAATCCAATGCAGATTGCTGGATCTAAAGCACTTACTTTTTCTGGTCTGTAAGAGCTAGAAgcttatctatctatctatctttaATCCAGTTTCTTATAAAAAGTGGCTGAAAATTAAGTGGacagaaaaaactaaatttcaaGGATTTGTAAAATTAAGCCCATATTAAAccatttgaaaaatagaaagaaaaaaaaaaccaattcagTAAAAATCTTCCAAGTCTTGAAATACATATAgcgaagaaggaggaggaggaggaggttacTTTATTAGTATCATGGTTTAAAGGAGCTTTCATAGCCTGAAGAGCAGTGCGGACTCTAGTGTTCATCTTTTGGATTGATCCCCACTTGAAAACAAGATAACAATGGAACCAACGTTCTCTATATCAATTATATTAACctgcaaaaacaaaagcaaatcaTATATACACCAACTCACTAGCTATCACATgttaagaaagaaaaggaaaacactgaGAGAgggaaaataatacaaaaaaagtaCCTAGCcaagctctgttttttttctttttacagagAGCGGGAAAACATGAAAGCAAAGAGGCCCAGAAACAGAAATGGCTGCAGCTAGGCGTCATAGTAAGGAGAGAAGCATTTGTTTAGTATTagtagtagttttttttattattatctcaaACAgtgtgaaagaaagaaagcaagcaaACAAAAGAGTACACAGAGCAGAGAAGAAGGTAGAAAACGACGACGAGAATCTTGAAACTGGTCATCCAATCCCCAAGAAAAGGGTAACAAATTTTAGGACACAAACAAAACCCTCCTCCTattattaatcaaaacaaacaaacaaaaactaataatttaatgtatATATACGTTTGAGAGACAGACACTTACTTCTAGACTCATTCGTTGTTGGAGTTTAGTTTAGTTCGTTCATCTTTGATTCCATTGCATGTAGTGTACTGTAGTAGTATAAAgctgtgagagagagagaaaaggggaAAGAGTAGAGATGGCGAGAGGGAGAGATGGTGAGTGACTATCTTTCAGCCATGGGTGGGTGTGGAAATCCGCTCTATTCATCATTAGCTAACGTGCCTCTtcatctcttctttctttcttttactcACTTTTATCGTATAGCAAAACCTGTGGTTGTGAATTGTGATTGTCTCTTCATTTAAGTGTCCATTCatatgttgttgttattgttttatttttttcaatgttttataCACAAGGAATCTGCTATTTGTCCAGAAAACAAatctacataaataaaaacagccAGAGAATGCAAGTTTATGACCTTGTGATGGTcataataatagttttaaaaaataaaaaattgaatctaaAACCTTATAAATATGAGTTCTAATGTGTGGAACATGTTAATTACTGCTATTCTTGTTAAATCTAAATTCTTAGAAGTTAAAAGTAATAGGCaagatgaataaattaaatataagttaaattaatgatcatgtTATTAGTGAATAACCATTTTCatatgtaatatttaatatgatatagaacatttataattaattaataataagtttGCTCtctagagatcaccagttcgagtctcacaaacctcagggttactggagatttacatggtcgttaaatttaggacccgtgagattagttgagatgAGCACAAGCTGGcctggacacccacattaataaaaagaaaaattagtaaTATCATATAAGAATAAGATAGCacgaaatatttttaatcctcaCTTATCGCTTTAAATTTTAGGATCCACAggcatatatttttatgaatgatgttcatgttattttatttttcaacttatggTAGCTATTTAATGAGAATTCCAACGTTAGATCTAAGcataagattgagatttgaAACTTGTTGTTTCAATTGAAATATAACTATCATTGTGATTGTACAACCTAAAATCTACTAATCAATCtattcatgaataaaaatattagtttttttttttacaagaaaaacaaaatatgcttGCATAATTATGTCCACGAGTAAAAGCTATGcacttattatatatatataaaaaaaaattaaatcaaacatctATGCATAGCAGCTTCCCTTTGTTATGCGTTCTTCTCCTTTTTAGCTTTGGCTCGCTGCCTGTGCTATCAtttggaagaaagaaagaaagaaaaaaacaaaaacaaaaaacaagttagTAGCTCTTAGCACATGTTATAACAACTTGATTTacacctttttattttcaaccacTTTGATTGATTAGTCCAGCTGCAGAGAAgattaatgataatatataatcataattaatagaTCATTGATAGATTAATTTTAGTGTTAATGCACCTCGGATCCCAAAATCTTCAGTTGATTGATCGATCGTGCTTTAAcccaaaagaaagagagaaaaaaacaagaggaaagGAACGTCCAAGGCAAGCAAGGCAACGTGCTACTTAATAATAGACAACATTAGACACTAACCAGCTCTACCACGATTGccattgttaatttgttttctgaTGACATTTCTTGATTCTTACATTATTTCATGTTGTGCCCAATTTATCATCTTTAACTTTTGcatcattaaatatatatataaaaaattgtctaCTCCTTGCATCTATAGTCAAAGAcgattcttttcttctttttatttatttattttgattaacatgggtgtccgggctaacTTACACGCACCTCTACTAATTTCAcggatcctgaaattaacgattatatatAAACCTATAGAGGCTATTATATTAACAGCCAGTAAAGACAGATTCTTAATTAACGTTGTCCTAGGCTATACGAAGCTAAAACATAATTTGGAGTTCAGAAAATGAAATTATGCTGGCTTTAGACGTACATATATATGCATGGCATTTTCCAACAATCTGTTGTTGAATATTTGAAGCAGAACGTCAGATTA is part of the Populus trichocarpa isolate Nisqually-1 chromosome 7, P.trichocarpa_v4.1, whole genome shotgun sequence genome and encodes:
- the LOC7483129 gene encoding uncharacterized protein LOC7483129 isoform X2 — translated: MNTRVRTALQAMKAPLNHDTNKEKMEAQGRSRAVGGHKSAMNWRKANKERKLALLQDVDKLKKKLRHEENVHRALERAFTRPLGALPRLPPYLPPYILELLAEVAVLEEEVVRLEEQVVNFRQGLYQEAVYVSSKKNVENSKDAIDQQPSTTRSKHARSKSLSLNETNSATFAARPQPSLARCTSSRRLFSTDPIIERSGQCSNRPSNRGKYASGKPNSSSSLVDDGRGKENRSCINYVKDKQSPDKMAKITTPVKRTPNKRESEEKSLEPSKLQLECRLIEQERAQESTSAYMNDRICENNITPNKLTEDIVKCLSSIFLRMSTLKDKVVELGTFSSRATLTSPEGDRGNEIRDPYGMSAEFKIRDIGSYKHLYAIEASSIDLNRTTSALFLLQRLRFLLGKLAAANLEGLTHQQKLAFWINTYNSCMMNAILEHGIPETPEMVVALMQKATITVGGHLLNAITIEHFILRLPYHLKFTCPKAVKNDEMKARSIFGFEWSEPLVTFALCCGSWSSPAVRVYTASRVEEELEVAKRDYLQATVGISRTNKLIIPKLLDWYLLDFAKDMESLLDWICLQLPNELRNEAVKCLERRGRDPLSQIVQVMPYDFSFRLLLHR
- the LOC7483129 gene encoding uncharacterized protein LOC7483129 isoform X1 — protein: MNTRVRTALQAMKAPLNHDTNKKEKMEAQGRSRAVGGHKSAMNWRKANKERKLALLQDVDKLKKKLRHEENVHRALERAFTRPLGALPRLPPYLPPYILELLAEVAVLEEEVVRLEEQVVNFRQGLYQEAVYVSSKKNVENSKDAIDQQPSTTRSKHARSKSLSLNETNSATFAARPQPSLARCTSSRRLFSTDPIIERSGQCSNRPSNRGKYASGKPNSSSSLVDDGRGKENRSCINYVKDKQSPDKMAKITTPVKRTPNKRESEEKSLEPSKLQLECRLIEQERAQESTSAYMNDRICENNITPNKLTEDIVKCLSSIFLRMSTLKDKVVELGTFSSRATLTSPEGDRGNEIRDPYGMSAEFKIRDIGSYKHLYAIEASSIDLNRTTSALFLLQRLRFLLGKLAAANLEGLTHQQKLAFWINTYNSCMMNAILEHGIPETPEMVVALMQKATITVGGHLLNAITIEHFILRLPYHLKFTCPKAVKNDEMKARSIFGFEWSEPLVTFALCCGSWSSPAVRVYTASRVEEELEVAKRDYLQATVGISRTNKLIIPKLLDWYLLDFAKDMESLLDWICLQLPNELRNEAVKCLERRGRDPLSQIVQVMPYDFSFRLLLHR